Proteins from a genomic interval of Tautonia rosea:
- a CDS encoding helix-turn-helix domain-containing protein → MARCKSSPEVVRTKCELANRLKEIRTEQYGDRGGPELARRLNLPIRTWYNYETGVTVPSEVLLRFIELTDVEPRWLLHGEGTKLRRSRPLISDRPSETGRAGSVGDLLRQVLNMLETRSDGGFAPNPLLPRGIELDQQADQVLVHVEDLEESETDGHETFKTLPMKREWLDKSRNFHCLKVKGTAMMPILADGAVVGIAERPESAEVLNGALVAARIEGRVLIRWLQVAGHVVLLRAENPAFEPEIVPTRTADEDPGVKTIPFRRVLWSCTPHVAPVS, encoded by the coding sequence ATGGCACGCTGCAAGAGTTCTCCGGAGGTCGTCCGCACGAAGTGCGAACTGGCCAATCGTTTGAAAGAGATCCGAACCGAACAATATGGTGATCGGGGCGGTCCCGAACTCGCTCGTCGGCTCAACCTGCCGATTCGCACCTGGTACAACTACGAAACGGGGGTCACGGTTCCCTCGGAAGTACTCCTCCGCTTCATCGAGCTAACGGATGTTGAACCCCGTTGGCTTCTGCACGGCGAAGGTACCAAACTGCGCCGCAGTCGGCCTTTGATCAGCGATCGTCCCTCGGAAACGGGGCGGGCCGGTTCGGTTGGAGACCTGTTGCGACAGGTCTTGAACATGCTGGAGACCCGTTCGGACGGGGGCTTTGCTCCGAATCCTCTTCTGCCTCGGGGGATTGAGCTTGACCAGCAAGCCGATCAAGTGCTTGTTCATGTCGAGGATCTCGAGGAGAGCGAGACGGACGGACACGAAACGTTCAAGACACTGCCCATGAAGCGGGAATGGCTGGATAAGTCCCGTAATTTCCACTGCCTGAAGGTCAAAGGAACGGCCATGATGCCCATCCTGGCCGACGGCGCGGTGGTTGGAATTGCGGAGCGTCCCGAATCAGCCGAGGTCTTGAACGGAGCACTCGTCGCAGCTCGGATCGAGGGGCGTGTGTTGATCCGCTGGCTACAGGTCGCCGGTCACGTTGTCTTGCTTCGGGCTGAGAATCCCGCGTTCGAGCCCGAGATCGTGCCGACAAGGACTGCCGACGAGGATCCGGGGGTGAAAACGATTCCGTTCCGCCGGGTCCTCTGGTCGTGCACCCCGCATGTCGCGCCAGTCTCTTGA
- a CDS encoding FHA domain-containing protein → MDYQLVVLKGRSAAKTLRLADGVTTIGRQDGCELTVRSSQVSRKHCQLFEKKGLLLVKDLGSANGTFVNGKRIEEQRVLEPGDLLMVGPIEFRVESLGSAVTSGAEAQNVTVGSGSGAKSSDTAIPEPVEAPIALDDDDVLEFVIGGDEEQPQPSPAPAKSASPGKASTPESAPPATRPSPKPQASPAAKAPAAKQAKPKQEPKQDAVVEDAGANEAIAEFLMGIEIDDDDRR, encoded by the coding sequence ATGGATTACCAGCTCGTCGTCCTCAAAGGTCGAAGCGCCGCGAAGACCCTCCGTCTGGCTGACGGCGTCACGACCATCGGTCGTCAGGATGGATGCGAGTTGACCGTGCGGTCTTCCCAGGTAAGCCGCAAGCATTGCCAGCTTTTTGAAAAAAAGGGTCTTCTGCTTGTCAAGGATCTGGGCAGTGCCAACGGAACGTTTGTCAACGGCAAACGCATTGAAGAGCAGCGGGTGCTCGAGCCCGGTGATCTGCTCATGGTCGGACCCATCGAATTCCGGGTCGAATCCCTCGGCTCCGCAGTGACTTCCGGAGCCGAAGCTCAGAATGTGACCGTGGGTTCAGGATCGGGGGCCAAATCGTCCGATACCGCCATACCCGAGCCTGTCGAAGCTCCCATTGCCCTCGATGACGACGATGTCCTCGAATTCGTCATTGGAGGCGACGAGGAGCAACCTCAACCCTCCCCGGCACCTGCTAAGTCCGCTTCGCCTGGCAAGGCTTCGACGCCCGAATCGGCCCCACCCGCCACCAGGCCCTCCCCGAAGCCGCAAGCCAGCCCGGCCGCGAAGGCCCCCGCTGCCAAGCAAGCCAAGCCGAAACAAGAGCCCAAGCAAGACGCTGTGGTTGAAGACGCGGGAGCCAACGAGGCAATTGCCGAGTTTCTAATGGGCATTGAGATCGACGATGATGACCGACGCTGA
- the tig gene encoding trigger factor, giving the protein MSTGENERDESQIETLTTDEVEGVQESDTAKRRLNLEVQITDAGPCKKHLKIAVPRSDIDQQFEESLGTFRREALVPGFRPGKAPTQLVQRRYRKEVAGQVKSALLMACMEQLDEEHKLNPITQPDFDFEALVIPEDGPMEFELEVEVQPEFETPEYKNLVVKRPVRKISEADVDRQYQAFLERYAQVVPKLEGGADPGDFVVADLTFLNEGQTLNEVKEVQFRLQPQLRFQDGVIPDLAKALTGVKPGESRSTKAEIGTSSPDAALRGKSVDVAILVHDLKTIRLPETDQAFFLGIGFEGEADLKEALRSVLERRVEFQARQAVRRQIVDQLIERCPFDLPTDLVKRQEISTLRRLVSEMREAGYSDSELRAREAEIRANAHDVTLRNLKEFFLLSKIADAEEIKVEDDDLAEEIELIAMRSDETPRRVRSRLEKEGQLENLATQVLERKAIDRILEYITVELEEVSTPEEEPDADTLDETALPASSEEAEGASEAAEGSSEQK; this is encoded by the coding sequence ATGAGCACCGGGGAGAATGAGCGCGACGAATCTCAAATTGAAACCCTCACCACCGATGAGGTTGAGGGTGTTCAAGAGTCAGACACGGCCAAGCGTCGACTCAATCTTGAGGTTCAGATTACCGACGCCGGACCTTGCAAAAAGCATCTCAAAATTGCAGTTCCTCGGTCGGATATTGATCAGCAGTTTGAGGAATCGTTGGGAACCTTTCGCCGAGAGGCGCTAGTTCCCGGATTCCGTCCTGGGAAGGCTCCGACGCAGCTTGTCCAACGGCGCTACCGGAAAGAAGTTGCTGGTCAGGTCAAATCTGCCTTGCTCATGGCCTGCATGGAACAACTTGACGAGGAGCACAAGCTCAACCCCATTACTCAGCCCGACTTCGATTTCGAGGCCCTCGTCATTCCTGAGGACGGGCCGATGGAATTCGAGCTTGAGGTTGAGGTTCAGCCAGAGTTCGAAACACCTGAATACAAGAATTTGGTGGTCAAGCGTCCGGTACGGAAAATCTCCGAGGCGGACGTCGATCGCCAGTATCAGGCCTTTCTTGAGCGTTATGCTCAGGTTGTCCCCAAGCTCGAAGGTGGGGCGGACCCTGGCGATTTTGTCGTGGCTGATCTGACCTTCCTTAACGAGGGGCAGACCCTCAATGAAGTCAAGGAGGTCCAGTTCCGTCTTCAGCCGCAGCTTCGGTTCCAGGATGGTGTCATTCCTGATCTTGCCAAGGCCTTGACCGGGGTCAAGCCAGGTGAGTCTCGATCAACCAAGGCGGAGATAGGTACCTCCTCTCCCGATGCCGCTCTGCGTGGAAAGTCGGTCGATGTGGCCATTCTGGTTCACGACCTAAAAACGATTCGCTTGCCGGAAACAGATCAGGCGTTCTTCCTGGGGATTGGCTTCGAGGGCGAGGCGGATCTGAAGGAGGCGCTGCGATCGGTCCTGGAGCGTCGCGTCGAATTCCAGGCAAGGCAAGCAGTACGTCGACAGATCGTTGATCAACTTATTGAGCGATGTCCGTTTGATCTGCCGACTGATCTGGTGAAGCGTCAGGAAATCTCGACCTTGCGTCGGCTCGTCAGTGAGATGAGAGAGGCCGGCTACAGTGACTCCGAACTTCGCGCTCGCGAGGCTGAGATTCGGGCCAATGCCCACGACGTCACCCTGAGGAATCTGAAAGAGTTCTTCTTGCTCTCGAAGATTGCCGACGCCGAGGAAATCAAGGTTGAGGATGACGACCTTGCTGAAGAAATCGAACTGATCGCCATGCGGTCGGACGAAACTCCTCGTCGTGTTCGATCCCGCCTCGAAAAGGAAGGTCAGCTGGAGAATCTGGCCACCCAGGTCCTCGAACGGAAGGCCATCGATCGGATTCTGGAATACATCACGGTTGAACTCGAGGAAGTCTCGACTCCTGAAGAGGAGCCGGACGCTGATACCCTCGATGAAACGGCTCTGCCCGCGTCGTCCGAGGAGGCTGAGGGAGCCTCGGAGGCTGCGGAAGGATCCTCCGAGCAAAAATGA
- a CDS encoding ClpP family protease — MIFDRVPFDADPMAPVLQRNRNYASQRQMTLSDLLLENRIVFLEGPINDGIANITVMKFLYLQYENRSQGISFYINSPGGSVTATMAIYDTMQFIDCPVATYCIGMAASGAAVLLAGGTKGKRYALPHSKVMIHQPYGQVGGQISDIEIQAREIIDTKREINEILSKHTGQPFEVVARDTERDRYLKALEAREYGIVDHVVGHIPKDESKKGEPSK; from the coding sequence ATGATCTTCGACCGCGTTCCCTTTGACGCCGACCCCATGGCGCCTGTCTTACAGCGCAACCGGAATTACGCGAGTCAGCGTCAGATGACGCTGAGCGATCTGCTGTTGGAAAACCGGATCGTTTTCCTCGAAGGACCGATCAACGACGGGATCGCCAATATCACGGTCATGAAGTTCTTGTACCTTCAGTACGAGAACCGATCGCAGGGGATTAGCTTTTACATCAATAGCCCCGGCGGCTCCGTGACTGCGACCATGGCGATCTATGACACCATGCAGTTCATTGACTGTCCGGTGGCAACCTACTGCATCGGCATGGCCGCCTCTGGTGCCGCGGTTCTGCTGGCCGGCGGGACCAAGGGGAAGCGCTACGCCCTGCCGCACTCGAAAGTGATGATCCACCAGCCCTATGGTCAAGTTGGCGGCCAGATCTCGGACATCGAGATTCAGGCCCGAGAGATCATCGATACGAAGCGAGAGATCAACGAGATCCTCTCCAAGCACACCGGTCAGCCCTTCGAGGTTGTTGCGCGAGACACCGAGCGTGACCGATACCTCAAGGCCCTTGAGGCCCGGGAATACGGCATCGTTGATCACGTGGTGGGTCATATCCCCAAAGATGAGTCGAAGAAGGGCGAGCCCTCGAAGTGA
- a CDS encoding ATP-dependent Clp protease proteolytic subunit: MPLIPIVIERSGREERAMDIYSRLLQDRIIILGTAIDDTVANLVVAQMLVLAHQDDKADIHLYINSPGGSVTAGMAIYDTMQYVPCDVATYCMGQAASMGSLLLASGAAGKRNALPHGRIMIHQPLAGMEGTATDIEIHAQEFFRMKRQLNEIYQKHTGQTLEKLEADTDRDRFMSPQEAKDYGLVDNVLDREMPIPPRNPEAI; this comes from the coding sequence ATGCCCCTGATCCCGATCGTGATCGAGCGTTCCGGCCGCGAAGAGCGGGCGATGGACATTTACTCTCGCCTGCTCCAAGACCGGATCATTATTCTCGGCACAGCCATTGACGACACGGTGGCCAACCTCGTCGTCGCTCAGATGCTCGTGCTCGCCCATCAGGATGACAAGGCCGACATCCACCTTTATATCAACAGTCCTGGTGGCAGTGTCACCGCCGGCATGGCCATTTACGACACGATGCAGTATGTCCCTTGCGATGTGGCGACCTACTGCATGGGTCAGGCCGCGAGCATGGGGTCGCTGCTGCTTGCCTCCGGCGCTGCCGGCAAGCGGAACGCTCTCCCTCACGGGCGGATCATGATCCACCAACCGCTGGCCGGCATGGAAGGTACGGCCACCGACATCGAGATCCACGCTCAGGAATTTTTCCGCATGAAGCGGCAACTCAACGAGATCTATCAGAAGCACACCGGCCAGACGCTCGAAAAACTCGAAGCGGACACGGATCGCGACCGTTTCATGTCTCCTCAGGAGGCCAAGGACTACGGTCTGGTGGACAACGTCCTCGACCGGGAAATGCCCATTCCTCCGCGGAATCCTGAGGCGATCTGA
- a CDS encoding (deoxy)nucleoside triphosphate pyrophosphohydrolase yields MKSSYDVEPVRVGIGLIRRGGDYLIRRRPTLPGSPMPGVWEFPGGKCEPGESPEQATARECEEETGMPVILGARRRIVAHRYPHGFVELHYFDASPADPLAEPSADSGFRWVPIAELPGLTFPEANGPILEDLIRQEMP; encoded by the coding sequence ATGAAATCATCTTACGACGTCGAGCCCGTTCGTGTGGGAATTGGCCTGATTCGGCGGGGCGGGGACTACTTGATCCGTCGCCGCCCCACCTTGCCCGGTTCTCCCATGCCCGGTGTTTGGGAATTCCCCGGCGGCAAGTGCGAGCCTGGGGAATCTCCCGAACAGGCCACAGCCCGAGAATGCGAAGAGGAGACCGGGATGCCAGTTATCCTCGGTGCTCGACGTCGCATTGTGGCACACCGCTATCCTCACGGCTTCGTCGAGTTGCACTACTTCGACGCGAGCCCCGCCGATCCCCTTGCCGAGCCCTCGGCAGACTCCGGATTTCGCTGGGTACCGATCGCAGAATTGCCCGGTTTGACCTTCCCCGAGGCCAATGGGCCAATCCTCGAAGACCTGATCAGACAGGAGATGCCCTGA
- a CDS encoding enoyl-ACP reductase FabI, translating to MGLFSGKKGMILGVANDYSIAWSITEKLAAEGAELGFTHLPGEKMERRVRKAIDPIGPKLLVPCDVQKDEDIAAAFAKAKETFGTLDFVLHSIAFAPIEDLKAPFVRASRDGFKLAMDISVYSLVSVARHAAELMPNGGSIVTMTYYGGEKVVPGYNLMGVCKAALDASVKYLAYDLGPKNIRVNAVSAGPVKTLAASAVGDFDKLSGLYEAIAPMQRNVTREEVGSSGMFLLSDLARGISGEILHVDCGYHAMGSPGHAFEKALEQQAAD from the coding sequence ATGGGGTTGTTCTCGGGAAAAAAGGGCATGATCCTGGGTGTCGCCAACGACTACAGTATCGCCTGGTCGATTACGGAAAAACTCGCTGCCGAGGGAGCCGAGCTGGGCTTCACCCACCTTCCTGGCGAGAAAATGGAGCGACGGGTCCGCAAGGCCATCGACCCGATTGGCCCGAAACTGCTGGTCCCTTGCGACGTGCAGAAGGATGAGGACATCGCCGCCGCCTTTGCAAAAGCGAAGGAAACGTTCGGCACGCTCGACTTCGTGTTGCACTCGATCGCGTTTGCCCCAATTGAAGATCTGAAGGCGCCCTTCGTGCGGGCCAGCCGAGACGGATTCAAGCTGGCGATGGACATCAGCGTGTACTCCCTGGTGAGTGTTGCTCGTCACGCTGCTGAGTTAATGCCCAACGGCGGCTCGATTGTCACAATGACTTACTACGGTGGCGAGAAGGTCGTTCCCGGCTACAACCTGATGGGCGTCTGTAAGGCGGCGCTCGATGCTTCGGTAAAGTATCTTGCCTACGATCTCGGCCCGAAGAACATTCGGGTCAATGCCGTCTCGGCCGGACCGGTCAAAACGCTGGCAGCCTCGGCGGTCGGCGACTTCGACAAGCTTTCCGGCCTATACGAGGCGATTGCCCCCATGCAGCGGAATGTGACACGAGAGGAGGTCGGTTCCTCGGGCATGTTCCTGCTGTCCGACCTTGCCCGTGGGATCTCGGGTGAGATTCTGCACGTCGACTGTGGCTATCACGCGATGGGATCCCCCGGACACGCCTTCGAAAAAGCCCTTGAGCAGCAAGCTGCAGACTGA
- a CDS encoding nucleoside hydrolase, translating to MSILFYYVPLMILTLGMHGSSVCSSEETRVIIDADTANEIDDLYAIVRALIAPEFRVEGVTSAHWTRSTKSNTTVHQSQAINEQLLEQMGLRATIPHPIGADRSMPDSTSPVDSPAARHIIERAHAGDSDDKLIVFALGACTNLASALLIDPSIESKVIFAFSDGDYKDGHWGPGIFNWKNDIHAVKAIFESNVEYIHMPARSVSVEMDLAKREVDEHLKGRGGVWDLLVDRWETFPRTANRETKTMWDLALIEAVLRPELATPVVVGAPIIHDADRVEQFPDNPRRVTVFKAIDAEGMRRDFWDAIDAAMAEIDTPLR from the coding sequence GTGTCGATTCTTTTCTATTATGTTCCCTTGATGATTCTTACACTCGGCATGCATGGCTCGTCCGTGTGTTCCAGCGAGGAGACTCGGGTCATCATTGATGCCGATACGGCAAACGAGATTGACGACCTCTACGCCATCGTCCGAGCCCTGATCGCCCCCGAATTCCGGGTCGAGGGAGTGACCTCAGCCCATTGGACGCGATCCACGAAATCGAATACCACTGTTCATCAGAGCCAGGCGATCAATGAGCAACTCTTGGAACAGATGGGTCTTCGGGCGACGATTCCTCATCCGATCGGCGCCGATCGCTCGATGCCTGATTCGACCAGCCCGGTCGATTCCCCGGCTGCGCGGCACATCATTGAACGGGCCCACGCCGGAGATTCCGACGACAAACTGATTGTCTTCGCACTTGGTGCCTGTACCAACCTGGCCTCGGCCCTTTTGATCGACCCGTCAATCGAATCGAAGGTCATTTTTGCCTTTAGTGACGGTGATTACAAGGATGGTCACTGGGGGCCCGGAATCTTCAACTGGAAGAACGACATTCACGCGGTCAAAGCCATTTTCGAGTCGAATGTCGAATACATCCATATGCCTGCGCGGTCGGTCAGCGTGGAGATGGACCTAGCAAAACGCGAGGTTGATGAACACTTGAAAGGTCGAGGGGGTGTCTGGGACCTCCTGGTGGACCGCTGGGAAACCTTCCCTCGAACCGCCAACCGCGAAACCAAAACCATGTGGGACCTCGCCCTGATTGAGGCTGTCTTGCGGCCGGAACTTGCAACCCCTGTGGTGGTCGGTGCTCCGATCATTCACGACGCCGATAGGGTCGAGCAGTTTCCAGACAACCCCCGGCGAGTCACGGTGTTCAAGGCAATTGATGCGGAAGGCATGCGTCGCGATTTCTGGGACGCGATCGACGCCGCAATGGCCGAGATTGATACTCCACTCCGTTGA
- a CDS encoding carboxymuconolactone decarboxylase family protein has protein sequence MARIRWIREDSATGPIADAYDEWQQANPGRQEIPAILKCFSLRPDFFRDVVAFSERLHFTEGHLTRRIKEMIATYVSALNQCPY, from the coding sequence ATGGCTCGTATCCGATGGATTCGAGAAGACTCGGCGACTGGACCCATCGCGGACGCCTATGACGAATGGCAGCAGGCGAACCCGGGACGCCAGGAGATCCCGGCGATCCTGAAATGCTTTAGCCTGCGTCCGGATTTCTTTCGAGACGTGGTCGCCTTCTCTGAACGGCTCCACTTTACTGAGGGGCATCTAACGCGGCGGATCAAGGAAATGATTGCCACGTATGTCTCGGCGTTGAACCAATGCCCTTACTGA
- a CDS encoding carboxymuconolactone decarboxylase family protein encodes MAKADLDGASLPRVEYALLRFVETITKHAYRVTDEQVEQLRSMGWTDEQLAECVYIAALFAFFNRVADAFGLEDPNYFMAPPPRGGDPVHDESF; translated from the coding sequence TTGGCCAAAGCAGATCTCGACGGTGCGTCACTCCCCCGAGTCGAGTATGCACTGCTCCGGTTTGTCGAAACCATCACCAAACACGCCTATCGGGTGACGGACGAGCAGGTTGAGCAGCTCCGTTCCATGGGATGGACGGACGAGCAACTGGCGGAATGCGTCTACATCGCCGCGCTGTTCGCCTTCTTCAATCGTGTGGCCGATGCATTCGGGCTAGAAGATCCGAACTACTTCATGGCCCCTCCTCCGCGAGGTGGAGATCCCGTGCATGACGAATCCTTCTGA
- a CDS encoding 5-oxoprolinase subunit B family protein: MTNPSEWIERGLTLEPFGDRAWLARFPTDACAAAWAEAVRNRSWPGVVEVVAVYRSVAIFVDPSVIDPGHLELLLRCVPTAETSQRVGQRFRVPVLYDGEDLEAISKWIGLPMEEIIANHTAVEYSVRAIGFLPGFPYLGELSEPLIGLPRRATPRTQVPAGAVAIAGQQSCIYPEASPGGWHLIGRTPLIIADLSCAFFPIETGDRVQFDPINHRQYQQLWGCRLGEF; encoded by the coding sequence ATGACGAATCCTTCTGAATGGATCGAGCGAGGTCTGACTCTGGAACCTTTTGGCGACCGGGCCTGGTTGGCCCGTTTTCCGACTGATGCGTGTGCAGCGGCCTGGGCTGAAGCGGTGCGCAATCGCTCCTGGCCGGGTGTGGTTGAGGTGGTGGCTGTGTACCGCTCTGTGGCAATTTTCGTGGACCCGTCGGTGATCGATCCCGGTCATCTCGAACTCTTACTCCGTTGTGTTCCCACAGCCGAGACCTCTCAAAGAGTCGGCCAACGATTTCGCGTACCGGTGTTGTACGATGGCGAAGATCTGGAAGCGATTTCGAAATGGATCGGACTTCCGATGGAGGAAATCATCGCCAATCACACCGCGGTCGAGTATTCGGTACGGGCCATTGGCTTTCTGCCCGGGTTTCCTTATCTGGGAGAGCTTTCCGAACCGCTGATTGGTTTGCCGAGACGAGCAACACCACGTACACAGGTTCCGGCTGGGGCAGTGGCAATCGCAGGCCAACAATCGTGCATTTACCCAGAAGCATCACCCGGAGGATGGCACTTGATCGGCCGGACACCCTTGATCATTGCCGATCTGTCGTGTGCGTTTTTCCCGATCGAAACGGGCGATCGTGTGCAATTCGATCCGATCAACCATCGTCAGTATCAGCAACTTTGGGGATGTCGGCTCGGCGAGTTCTAA
- a CDS encoding 5-oxoprolinase subunit PxpA, which yields MIDLNADLGEGFPDDEALLDRISSACISCGGHAGGRSVCLETIEIATRKRVVIGAHPGYPDREGFGRRERIVSAREVTQMIEDQLSQFDAWAAEIGAITRFVKPHGALYNQAQRSWEIAEGVVMAVLNRRLPVLGLPGSVLEREVLRAGLMFVPEGFADRRYRPDGTLVPRSESGALIDDPTEAERQALLLIDRGLRTLCLHGDDPSALAKADRLRAAFVRDRIEVRSFVGESRA from the coding sequence ATGATCGATCTGAACGCAGACCTTGGTGAAGGGTTTCCAGACGATGAGGCGTTGCTCGATCGGATCAGCTCGGCCTGTATCTCCTGTGGAGGCCATGCCGGAGGCCGATCGGTTTGCCTCGAAACGATCGAAATCGCAACACGCAAACGAGTGGTCATCGGAGCTCATCCGGGCTATCCCGATCGCGAAGGGTTTGGCCGTCGTGAGCGGATCGTTTCCGCGCGAGAGGTGACTCAGATGATCGAGGATCAGCTTTCGCAATTCGACGCATGGGCCGCTGAGATCGGCGCAATCACCCGGTTTGTCAAACCTCATGGAGCGCTCTACAATCAGGCCCAGCGCAGTTGGGAAATTGCGGAAGGTGTTGTGATGGCGGTTCTCAATCGGCGCCTACCCGTTCTAGGACTCCCCGGCAGTGTGCTTGAGCGTGAGGTCCTTCGGGCGGGTTTGATGTTTGTCCCTGAAGGATTCGCCGATCGCCGCTACCGGCCCGATGGTACCCTCGTACCCCGATCGGAATCAGGAGCCTTGATCGACGATCCCACCGAAGCCGAACGCCAGGCCCTTCTCCTGATCGATCGGGGGCTTCGAACACTCTGTCTGCACGGTGATGACCCAAGCGCGCTTGCCAAGGCCGATCGCTTGCGAGCGGCCTTCGTCCGCGACCGAATCGAGGTTCGGAGCTTTGTCGGAGAAAGTCGAGCGTGA
- a CDS encoding 5-oxoprolinase subunit C family protein yields MSDSELIAQCALTILRAGANSTVQDLGRSGYRSQGVPHAGAFDRSSHDLANALLGNELEAATIELTLLGGTFRAEVPLALALAGAPMPVVRQRPDGTRDQFEVPVALGLQPGDFLELGGVATGVRTYLAVRGGWQTLQVLGSRSTEHPLRAGDCLPAIPSRSPVRRIDPLLRDPIKPEAPIRIMAGPDHGLIRDPCWHRQPFTVAGESNRMGLRLDGPDVEVSIPSDRLSVPVAPGTVQVSGGRLIILGVACGTMGGYPMVAHVASCDFDRLAQARPGQVIRFDRIDVQEARRLDRAERLRREQRRLRVVTLARDGLI; encoded by the coding sequence GTGAGTGATTCTGAACTCATTGCTCAGTGTGCATTGACCATTCTTCGAGCCGGCGCAAACTCGACCGTGCAGGATTTGGGGCGATCCGGCTACCGATCACAGGGCGTTCCACACGCTGGGGCCTTCGATCGCTCTTCGCATGACCTTGCCAACGCCTTGCTGGGCAACGAACTCGAAGCGGCAACGATTGAACTGACCCTCCTTGGCGGAACCTTTCGCGCCGAAGTCCCGCTGGCATTGGCCCTTGCCGGTGCACCGATGCCCGTGGTGCGGCAACGGCCTGATGGCACCCGCGATCAGTTCGAGGTTCCCGTCGCTCTCGGGCTACAGCCTGGTGATTTCCTCGAACTCGGAGGGGTGGCTACGGGAGTCCGCACGTACCTCGCTGTCCGAGGAGGCTGGCAAACGCTTCAGGTTCTCGGTTCTCGATCAACCGAGCACCCGCTCCGGGCCGGCGATTGCTTGCCGGCAATTCCGAGCCGTTCGCCTGTCCGTCGGATCGATCCGTTGTTGCGCGATCCCATCAAACCCGAGGCGCCAATCCGGATAATGGCTGGTCCCGATCACGGGCTGATTCGCGATCCTTGCTGGCACCGACAGCCGTTTACGGTGGCCGGGGAAAGCAATCGGATGGGCCTTCGGCTGGATGGACCAGACGTGGAAGTGTCGATTCCCTCCGATCGCCTTTCGGTACCGGTCGCTCCTGGTACAGTACAGGTATCCGGGGGCCGATTGATCATCCTGGGCGTGGCCTGCGGCACGATGGGAGGCTATCCCATGGTCGCCCATGTTGCTTCGTGCGATTTCGATCGCCTGGCACAGGCGAGGCCCGGTCAGGTGATTCGTTTCGATCGGATCGACGTGCAAGAGGCCCGGCGTCTCGATCGAGCTGAGCGATTGCGTCGAGAACAACGACGACTCCGGGTCGTCACTCTGGCCCGAGACGGGCTGATCTGA
- a CDS encoding amidohydrolase family protein, whose product MIDTNVSLGHWPFRRLPLDDPRSLARRLRSLGIERAWAGHLDALFHRDVAAVNIRLAEVCERSGDGYFLPIGAINPTLPDWSEDLRRCHEVHRMPGIRLHPDIHGYALSDPVVAELLTAASARSLVVQIAVQMEDPRTKHPRLELTPVHLEPVISLSATMPRLRLMLLNAGRLLGLTPKRVLGSGTISIEIATMEGVGASDRLIEDLGSDRILFGTHAPLFVPESAVLKLRESTLDADALRAITQGNALRLLQS is encoded by the coding sequence GTGATCGACACCAACGTCTCCCTTGGCCACTGGCCGTTCCGCCGCCTCCCGCTTGACGACCCTCGCTCTCTGGCCCGACGCCTGCGATCACTCGGAATCGAACGGGCCTGGGCCGGTCATCTCGATGCTCTGTTCCACCGTGACGTGGCCGCGGTGAACATCCGGCTGGCGGAAGTGTGCGAGCGATCCGGCGACGGTTACTTTCTTCCGATTGGAGCGATCAATCCCACGCTTCCCGACTGGTCTGAGGACCTTCGACGTTGCCATGAGGTCCACCGGATGCCGGGTATCCGACTTCACCCGGATATTCACGGTTATGCGCTCTCCGATCCCGTCGTCGCCGAACTGCTCACGGCGGCTTCGGCTCGATCGCTCGTCGTTCAGATCGCCGTTCAGATGGAGGACCCGAGAACCAAACATCCCCGCCTGGAGTTAACCCCAGTTCACCTCGAACCAGTGATCTCTCTCTCCGCAACGATGCCCAGGCTTCGACTCATGTTGCTCAATGCCGGTCGGTTGCTCGGCCTAACTCCCAAGCGGGTGCTTGGTTCAGGCACAATCTCGATCGAAATAGCAACGATGGAAGGCGTCGGGGCGTCGGATCGCCTGATTGAAGACCTCGGCTCTGATCGGATACTGTTCGGAACGCATGCTCCGTTGTTCGTGCCAGAGTCGGCGGTGTTGAAGCTCCGGGAGTCGACACTTGATGCCGATGCACTCAGGGCCATCACCCAAGGGAACGCCCTTCGACTGCTTCAGAGTTGA